A single window of Lutzomyia longipalpis isolate SR_M1_2022 chromosome 1, ASM2433408v1 DNA harbors:
- the LOC129797596 gene encoding F-box/LRR-repeat protein 20, with protein MSYTSRHRYENYFLDPEDEISKKLPKEILFRIFSYLDVVSLCRCAQVSKYWNLLALDGSNWQKIDLFDFQRDIEGPVIENISQRCGGFLKLLSLKGCQSVGDQSIRTLAQHCHNIEYLDLSDCKRITDLAIQSLSKHCPKLSIVYLESCVNISDCSLKAISDGCSSLTEINISWCDSVTENGVEALARGCHKIKKFSSKGCKQVNDRAVICLATYCPNIEVLNLHSCDSITDISIQKISEKCLNLRQLCVSKCAQLSDQTLIALAQHNPLLNTLEVAGCHQFTDLGFQALGKNCKYLERMDLEECNQITDLTLAHLATGCPSLEKLTLSHCELITDDGIRQLAAGSCAAESLSVLELDNCPLITDATLDHLISCHNLQRIELYDCQLITRSAIGRLKNHLPNIKVHAYFAPVTPPPTTGGPRPRYCRCCEIL; from the exons ATGAGCTATACGAGTCGTCATAGATATGAG AACTACTTCTTGGATCCTGAAGATGAAATATCAAAGAAGCTGCCCAAAGAGATTCTCTTTCGAATATTCTCCTACTTGGATGTTGTGTCGTTGTGTCGTTGTGCTCAGGTGAGCAAATACTGGAATTTACTCGCACTGGATGGTTCTAATTGGCAGAAGATCGATCTGTTTGACTTTCAACGAGATATAGAG GGCCCAGTGATTGAAAATATATCCCAAAGATGTGGTGGATTCCTCAAGTTGCTGTCGCTAAAGGGATGCCAATCGGTTGGTGATCAATCAATTCGTACACTGGCTCAGCACTGCCACAACATAGAATATTTGGATTTGTCTGACTGCAAGAGAATTACAGATTTAGCGATACAGTCGCTAAGCAAACATTGTCCAAAATTGTCCATAGTTTATTTAGAGTCATGCGTCAATATTTCCGATTGCAGTCTCAAGGCAATTTCAGATGGTTGCTCG AGCTTAACGGAAATAAATATATCGTGGTGTGACTCGGTGACGGAGAATGGGGTTGAAGCCCTTGCGCGTGGATgtcacaaaataaagaaattcagcAGTAAAGGTTGTAAGCAAGTTAACGATCGTGCAGTTATTTGTCTAGCTACTTACTGCCCCAACATTGAGGTCTTAAATCTACACAGCTGTGAT TCAATAACAGACATTTCAATTCAGAAGATTTCGGAGAAATGTCTCAATTTGCGTCAACTGTGCGTGTCCAAGTGCGCCCAGTTGAGTGATCAGACCCTCATCGCCTTAGCTCAGCACAATCCACTACTGAACACATTGGAGGTGGCTGGATGTCATCAATTTACGGATTTGGGTTTTCAGGCTTTggggaaaaattgtaaatatctCGAGAGGATGGATCTCGAGGAGTGCAATCAAATTACCGACTTGACGCTGGCACATTTGGCGACTGGGTGTCCCAGCCTCGAAAAATTG ACTCTGTCGCATTGCGAACTGATTACAGACGATGGAATTCGGCAATTGGCTGCTGGTAGCTGTGCTGCTGAGAGTCTCTCTGTTCTGGAACTTGACAATTGCCCACTTATCACGGATGCAACACTTGATCATTTGATCTCGTGCCACAATCTGCAGAGGATAGAACTCTATGATTGCCAATTGATAACGAGAAGTGCAATAGGACGgttgaaa AATCACCTCCCTAATATAAAGGTGCATGCATACTTTGCCCCAGTGACCCCACCACCCACAACGGGAGGCCCACGTCCACGATACTGCCGTTGCTGTGAGATTCTCTGA
- the LOC129797775 gene encoding myosin-2 essential light chain: MANYTEDQLAEFLEAFNLFDNRGDGKIQLNQVGECLRALGQNPTESDVKKCTHQLKPDERISFEVFLPIYQAISKARSADTADDFIEGLRHFDKDASGFISTAELRHLLTTLGEKLTDDEVEQLLSNQEDSQGNVNYEEFVRMVMSG; encoded by the exons ATG GCAAACTACACTGAAGACCAGTTGGCAG AATTCCTGGAAGCTTTCAATCTGTTCGATAATCGTGGAGATGGGAAGATTCAGCTGAATCAGGTAGGTGAGTGCCTGAGGGCATTGGGGCAGAATCCCACGGAGTCCGATGTGAAGAAGTGCACGCATCAGCTGAAGCCAGACGAGAGGATCTCCTTTGAGGTCTTCCTGCCGATTTATCAAGCAATCTCCAAGGCGCGCTCCGCTGATACAGCTGATGACTTCATCGAGGGTCTCCGGCACTTTGATAAAGATGCATCAGGCTTCATTTCAACAGCTGAACTGCGTCACCTTCTCACGACTCTCGGTGAGAAGCTCACTGATGATGAGGTGGAGCAGTTGCTGAGCAACCAAGAGGACTCCCAGGGCAATGTGAACTACGAGGAGTTTGTCCGGATGGTTATGAGTGGTTAA
- the LOC129797638 gene encoding STE20-related kinase adapter protein alpha — MFGFNPNDYEIRKELATCCNGIASVYLAKHTSGQLVALKKFRMDRAKEESAYIRDEILTMRQFHHPNILSFFTSFVDNFDVFVIAPFMPYGSCRDTMTNSCRTGFPEIIVVLILRDVLHGVEYLHKKGFIHRAIRASHILMNHERAVLTGFRQAITLLSHGERVRSLHNLPANSTKGLNWLAPEVLEQDLLGYSEKSDVYSVGISTCELCNGIEPFANMPTTFMLTEKMRGNQPTLLDFSTCPTEDMIVQALDPADSFMAQTRQIYSQKKLSDNIHKFAEVCMQRQPTDRPNVSQLFNHPVFKQTKHTNLSEQLTNFGIHPVDYSQHCDENLKLVQDLSDMNLSAGSAFEWDF; from the exons atgttCGGGTTTAATCCAAATGACTACGAAATTCGCAAGGAATTGGCAACTTGCTGCAATGGGATTGCTTCGGTGTATCTGGCCAAACACACATCCGGTCAATTGGTGGCACTGAAGAAGTTCCGGATGGATAGGGCGAAGGAGGAGAGCGCATATATTCGA GATGAAATTCTGACTATGAGACAATTTCATCATCCCAACATATTGTCCTTTTTCACATCATTTGTGGACAATTTTGATGTCTTTGTGATTGCTCCCTTCATGCCTTATGGATCCTGTCGGGATACAATGACCAATTCATGCCGTACAG GCTTTCCGGAAATAATCGTCGTACTGATTCTACGAGACGTCCTCCATGGAGTGGAATATCTGCACAAAAAAGGCTTTATTCATCGTGCCATTCGTGCTAGTCACATCCTCATGAATCACGAAAGGGCCGTTCTCACGGGCTTCCGTCAGGCAATTACGCTCCTTTCGCACGGTGAACGCGTACGCAGTCTCCACAATCTCCCGGCAAATTCCACAAAGGGTCTCAATTGGCTGGCTCCGGAGGTTCTGGAGCAGGATCTTCTGGGCTACAGTGAGAAATCCGACGTGTACAGCGTGGGCATCTCGACGTGTGAGCTTTGCAATGGGATTGAACCATTTGCCAATATGCCCACAACATTTATGCTTACGGAGAAGATGCGCGGCAATCAGCCAACATTGCTGGATTTCTCCACATGCCCCACAGAGGACATGATTGTCCAGGCACTTGATCCAGCTGACAGTTTTATGGCGCAAACAAGACAAATCTACAGCCAGAAGAAGCTCTCAGATAACATTCACAAGTTTGCCGAAGTCTGCATGCAGAG gCAACCAACTGATCGGCCCAATGTGTCGCAGCTCTTCAATCATCCCGTCTTCAAGCAGACCAAGCACACAAATCTCAGTGAGCAATTGACCAATTTTGGCATCCACCCCGTGGACTATTCGCAACattgtgatgaaaatttgaagCTTGTCCAGGACCTTTCGGACATGAATCTCAGTGCAGGGAGTGCCTTTGAGTGGGACTTCTGA